One Nocardia iowensis DNA window includes the following coding sequences:
- a CDS encoding protease inhibitor I42 family protein, with amino-acid sequence MRKSLLVLLLGLTVVGCGNDDAATSDPTSSVAATSAPPPAPVTATEVDNGKERRLTVGQPLVVTLPANPSTGYSWQIAEVDAKVVRAQGEPAFTPDPNVPVAPGSGGTSVWTFVGNAPGISRLTMDYLRPWEQGMEPAQTFSLTIKVE; translated from the coding sequence TTGCGGAAATCTCTGCTTGTGCTGCTGCTCGGATTGACCGTCGTCGGGTGCGGCAACGACGATGCCGCCACGTCGGATCCGACCTCCTCGGTCGCCGCGACATCCGCTCCGCCGCCAGCCCCGGTGACGGCCACCGAGGTCGACAACGGCAAGGAGCGGCGGCTCACCGTCGGCCAGCCCCTGGTGGTGACGCTGCCCGCGAATCCGTCCACCGGTTACTCCTGGCAGATCGCCGAAGTGGACGCGAAGGTGGTTCGGGCGCAAGGGGAACCGGCCTTCACGCCGGATCCCAACGTGCCGGTCGCCCCCGGCTCCGGTGGCACGTCGGTGTGGACCTTCGTCGGCAACGCCCCGGGCATCAGCCGCCTGACGATGGACTACCTGCGGCCGTGGGAGCAGGGTATGGAACCGGCACAGACGTTTTCGTTGACGATCAAGGTGGAGTGA
- a CDS encoding class I SAM-dependent methyltransferase yields the protein MTVRPDDPAPNPHATEAEVEAARKDTKLAQVLYHDWEAETYDDKWSISYDERCIEYARGRFDAAVGPAPLPYERALELGCGTGFFLLNLMQGGVAKSGSVTDLSPGMVKVALRNAQNLGLDVDGRVADAETIPYEDDTFDLVCGHAVLHHIPDVELALKECLRVLKPGGRFVFAGEPTTAGNFYARWLGRITWKATTTVTKLPQLAGWRRPQTELDESSRAAALEAVVDLHTFDPSELERMASSAGAVDVKATTEEFAAALWGWPVRTFEAAVPEEKLTMGYRMAMYQAWLKLSWLDENVMRRVVPRQFFYNAMITGVKPGTSAK from the coding sequence ATGACGGTACGCCCTGATGACCCCGCGCCGAACCCGCACGCCACCGAGGCCGAGGTCGAAGCCGCGCGCAAGGATACGAAGCTTGCCCAGGTCCTCTACCACGACTGGGAAGCCGAGACCTACGACGACAAATGGTCGATCTCCTATGACGAGCGCTGCATCGAATACGCCCGTGGCCGGTTCGACGCCGCCGTCGGCCCCGCCCCGCTGCCCTACGAGCGTGCCCTCGAACTCGGCTGCGGTACCGGCTTCTTTCTGCTGAACCTGATGCAGGGCGGGGTGGCCAAGTCCGGCTCGGTCACCGACCTGTCGCCGGGCATGGTCAAGGTCGCGCTGCGCAACGCGCAGAACCTCGGACTCGACGTGGACGGCAGGGTCGCCGACGCCGAGACCATCCCGTACGAGGACGACACCTTCGATCTGGTGTGCGGGCACGCGGTGCTGCACCACATCCCGGATGTCGAACTGGCGCTGAAGGAATGTCTGCGCGTGCTCAAGCCGGGCGGGCGCTTCGTCTTCGCGGGCGAGCCGACCACGGCGGGCAATTTCTACGCCCGCTGGCTCGGCCGGATCACCTGGAAGGCCACCACCACCGTCACCAAGCTGCCACAGCTGGCCGGTTGGCGGCGTCCGCAGACGGAGCTGGACGAGTCCTCGCGGGCCGCGGCGCTCGAGGCGGTCGTCGACCTGCACACGTTCGACCCGAGCGAACTGGAGCGGATGGCGAGCTCGGCCGGTGCCGTCGACGTCAAGGCGACCACCGAGGAGTTCGCGGCCGCGCTGTGGGGCTGGCCGGTGCGCACCTTCGAGGCGGCGGTGCCGGAGGAGAAGCTCACCATGGGCTACCGGATGGCCATGTACCAGGCGTGGCTGAAGCTGAGCTGGCTGGACGAGAACGTGATGCGCCGGGTGGTGCCGCGCCAGTTCTTCTACAACGCGATGATCACCGGCGTGAAGCCGGGCACGTCTGCCAAGTAG
- a CDS encoding class I SAM-dependent methyltransferase translates to MGYGFSRADVAFLGSAAGSAALAEVDRLELTQATHLRDLERVRRDHGGWAAALVETVRLRRKAAAKLADAGDWLFTDDALQQATPTLVARRRAARLAGRAVHDVTCSIGAELAELAMVCPAVIGSDLDAARLSMAAHNLAGRRNVLLAKADALVPVSRDTVVVADPARRADGRRTHDPAKLQPPLPDLLAAYPGRDLAVKCAPGLDFDRLDWTGEIEIVSLDGAVREACLWSAGLTDSAVTRRATVLSSAGTSFTLTDTAPDDILEKDPGEWIIDPDGAIVRAGLVRHYAAKHGLWQLDPRIAYLTGNTVPPGTRGFRIIDRLDYREKTLRAELRRHHCGPLEILVRGVDVDPDKLRRTLKPQGAHPFTLVITRIGRTPTAFLCTAVAATTN, encoded by the coding sequence GTGGGCTACGGCTTCAGTCGCGCGGATGTCGCCTTTCTCGGCAGTGCGGCCGGTAGTGCCGCACTGGCCGAGGTGGACCGGCTGGAGCTGACCCAGGCAACGCACCTGCGTGATCTGGAGCGGGTGCGCCGGGACCACGGCGGCTGGGCGGCGGCGCTCGTCGAAACGGTGCGCTTGCGGCGTAAAGCCGCAGCCAAGCTCGCCGACGCGGGGGACTGGTTGTTCACCGACGATGCCCTGCAACAGGCGACCCCGACGCTGGTCGCCCGGCGCCGGGCCGCTCGGTTGGCCGGGCGCGCGGTGCACGACGTGACCTGCTCGATCGGCGCGGAGCTGGCCGAGCTGGCGATGGTGTGCCCCGCCGTCATCGGCAGCGATTTGGACGCCGCGCGGTTGTCGATGGCCGCGCACAACCTCGCCGGACGCCGAAACGTGTTGCTGGCCAAGGCGGATGCCCTCGTGCCGGTGAGCAGGGACACCGTCGTCGTCGCAGATCCGGCACGACGGGCCGACGGTAGACGCACCCACGACCCGGCGAAGCTGCAACCGCCACTGCCGGACCTGCTCGCCGCCTACCCCGGCCGCGATCTCGCCGTGAAGTGCGCTCCCGGACTGGATTTCGACCGCCTCGACTGGACCGGCGAGATCGAAATCGTCTCCCTCGACGGCGCCGTCCGCGAAGCGTGCCTGTGGTCAGCGGGGCTGACCGACTCGGCGGTCACCCGCCGTGCGACCGTATTGTCGTCGGCCGGAACATCTTTCACCCTCACCGACACCGCCCCTGACGATATTCTCGAAAAGGACCCCGGTGAGTGGATCATCGACCCCGACGGCGCAATCGTCCGCGCTGGTCTGGTCCGCCACTACGCCGCGAAACACGGCCTGTGGCAACTGGATCCCCGCATCGCCTACCTGACAGGCAATACCGTCCCGCCGGGCACCAGAGGCTTCCGCATCATCGACCGCCTCGACTACCGCGAGAAGACCCTCCGCGCCGAACTCCGCCGCCACCACTGCGGCCCCCTGGAAATCCTGGTACGCGGCGTAGACGTAGACCCCGACAAACTCCGCCGCACCCTCAAACCCCAAGGCGCCCACCCCTTCACCTTGGTGATCACCCGAATAGGCCGCACCCCAACGGCCTTCCTGTGCACGGCCGTAGCGGCGACTACCAACTAA
- a CDS encoding acyltransferase — translation MTSMWGAPLRTRWRGSRRRDPQQARFLTMASLRWVLANRAYTPWYLVRYYRLLKFRLANPHIVLRGMVFLGKRVEIHATPELGRMEIGRWVHIGDGNAIRCHEGSLRIGDKVVFGKDNVVNTYLDIEIGESTLVADWCYICDFDHKMDDITLPIKDQGIVKSPVRIGPDTWIAAKVTVLRETRVGRGCVLGAHAVVKGEIPDYSIAVGAPAKVVKNRKDAWEASAEERAKYLAALADIERKKNGAAKTAS, via the coding sequence GTGACGAGCATGTGGGGCGCGCCGTTGCGCACGCGCTGGCGGGGATCGCGCCGCCGGGATCCGCAGCAGGCGCGTTTTCTGACCATGGCGTCGCTGCGCTGGGTGCTCGCGAACCGGGCCTACACGCCCTGGTACCTGGTCCGCTACTACCGGCTGCTCAAGTTCCGGCTGGCCAACCCGCACATCGTGTTGCGCGGCATGGTCTTCCTCGGCAAGCGGGTGGAGATCCACGCGACTCCCGAGCTGGGCCGGATGGAGATCGGCCGCTGGGTGCACATCGGCGACGGCAACGCCATCCGCTGCCACGAGGGTTCGCTGCGCATCGGCGACAAGGTGGTCTTCGGCAAGGACAACGTCGTCAACACCTACCTCGACATCGAGATCGGCGAATCCACCCTGGTCGCCGACTGGTGCTACATCTGCGACTTCGACCACAAGATGGACGACATCACGCTGCCGATCAAGGATCAGGGCATCGTGAAGAGCCCGGTCCGCATCGGACCCGATACCTGGATCGCCGCCAAGGTGACCGTGTTGCGGGAAACCCGAGTCGGCCGCGGCTGTGTCCTCGGCGCGCACGCCGTCGTCAAGGGCGAGATCCCGGACTACAGCATCGCTGTCGGCGCTCCCGCCAAGGTCGTCAAGAATCGCAAGGACGCCTGGGAGGCGAGCGCGGAGGAACGCGCGAAATACCTTGCGGCGCTGGCGGATATCGAGCGTAAGAAGAACGGCGCGGCGAAGACCGCGTCATGA
- a CDS encoding ABC transporter ATP-binding protein, translated as MDRVPQPDPDLLIDFTDVTVRRSGHTLVGPVSWQVELDERWVVLGPNGAGKTSLLRMAAAEMHPTSGTAHLLGEVLGKVDISELRPRIGLSSAAVAGRVPRDEKVSDLVVSAGYAVLGRWRERYDDVDTDRAVDMLESLGAEHLSDRTYGTLSEGERKRVLIARALMTDPELLLLDEPAAGLDLGGREELVERLGDLAADPDSPAIVLVTHHVEEIPPGFTHGLLLNEGAVVAQGLLTDVLTSENLSDAFRQSIALDHVDGRYFARRARRAGKHRTR; from the coding sequence ATGGACCGCGTGCCACAACCGGATCCCGATCTGCTCATCGATTTCACCGACGTCACCGTTCGCCGCTCGGGCCACACGCTCGTCGGCCCGGTCAGCTGGCAGGTCGAGCTCGACGAACGCTGGGTCGTGCTCGGGCCCAACGGCGCGGGCAAGACCTCACTGCTGCGCATGGCCGCCGCCGAGATGCATCCGACCTCGGGCACCGCCCATCTGCTCGGCGAGGTGCTTGGCAAGGTCGATATCAGCGAGCTACGCCCGCGGATCGGCTTGTCGTCCGCCGCGGTGGCGGGGCGGGTGCCGCGCGATGAGAAGGTCAGCGATCTGGTGGTGTCGGCGGGGTACGCGGTGCTCGGCCGGTGGCGCGAACGCTACGACGACGTCGACACCGATCGCGCCGTCGACATGTTGGAAAGCCTTGGCGCCGAACATCTTTCGGATCGCACGTACGGCACCCTGTCCGAGGGGGAGCGCAAGCGGGTGCTCATTGCCCGCGCCCTGATGACCGACCCGGAGCTGTTGCTGCTCGACGAACCGGCCGCGGGCCTCGATCTCGGTGGCCGTGAGGAATTGGTGGAACGGCTCGGCGATCTGGCCGCCGACCCGGACTCGCCCGCCATCGTTCTGGTCACTCACCATGTGGAGGAGATCCCACCAGGCTTCACCCATGGACTCCTGCTCAACGAGGGTGCGGTGGTCGCGCAGGGCTTGCTTACCGATGTGCTGACGTCGGAAAACCTCAGCGATGCCTTCCGCCAGTCGATCGCCCTCGACCACGTGGACGGCCGCTACTTCGCGCGCCGCGCTCGTCGCGCGGGCAAGCACCGCACGCGCTGA
- a CDS encoding NUDIX hydrolase produces the protein MLVRDGAAGPEVFLQRRVGAMAFAAGMTVFPGGGVDPADGTADIAWAGPEPAWWAERFATTEPRAKALVCAAVRETFEECGVLLAGPTADSVVSDTTRYHDARGKLERRELSLAGFLAEENLVLRADLLRPWANWITPVVEPRRYDTRFFVAVLPAGQLADGATSEAAEVQWRTPAEALDRWRAGTDILLPPTWSQLDALAEFGSTAEILAADMVIEPIMPVLPGVAGQDVLAFPDSNRYFADLPDTGRLKGSVRK, from the coding sequence ATGCTGGTGCGCGACGGTGCCGCCGGACCCGAGGTCTTCCTGCAGCGCCGGGTGGGCGCGATGGCGTTCGCCGCGGGGATGACCGTGTTCCCCGGTGGCGGTGTCGATCCCGCGGACGGGACCGCCGACATCGCCTGGGCGGGGCCGGAACCCGCTTGGTGGGCCGAGCGTTTCGCCACCACCGAGCCGAGGGCCAAGGCGCTGGTCTGTGCCGCCGTGCGCGAGACATTCGAGGAATGCGGTGTGCTGCTTGCCGGTCCGACCGCGGACAGCGTGGTCTCGGACACGACCAGGTATCACGACGCGCGCGGCAAGCTGGAACGACGCGAGCTGTCGCTGGCCGGTTTCCTCGCCGAGGAGAACTTGGTGCTGCGCGCGGATCTGCTTCGGCCGTGGGCGAATTGGATCACTCCGGTGGTCGAGCCGCGCCGCTACGACACCCGGTTCTTCGTCGCGGTGCTGCCTGCGGGGCAGCTGGCCGATGGCGCGACGTCGGAGGCGGCGGAGGTGCAGTGGCGTACACCGGCCGAGGCGCTGGACCGATGGCGGGCGGGCACCGACATCCTGCTGCCGCCGACCTGGTCGCAGCTGGACGCGCTCGCCGAATTCGGGTCCACCGCCGAAATCCTCGCCGCGGACATGGTCATCGAGCCGATCATGCCGGTGCTCCCCGGCGTCGCGGGGCAGGACGTGCTGGCGTTCCCGGACAGTAATCGGTACTTCGCCGATCTTCCGGATACCGGCAGGCTCAAGGGCTCCGTACGTAAGTGA
- a CDS encoding PQQ-binding-like beta-propeller repeat protein: MRVVASLAAVGALALAGCGTDVDDITVGPGKGWPAAHHDGRNGGSSPVVGAKKIALSWSRPIGGPIAEPVTIGPDGQMFLTTNTPTCVIFSLQMATGRKRFCTELGQTAVSAPSVVDGMTNVYVGDDRDNIGAVMSFNYLGQPRWRTPVAGTPVSMQFTGDGNLLTVTQSGQVDVLSRQTGQRLVATTQLLGQPDFLENPNLTWPAAGQGLDDCRIGEPQCPVANISAVDTASGRFFVTVWQPGKPNAALVALRYADNKIHQDWSADLLFGGSATSPALAADGKTVYVGDNSNRLIAVDAADGRTKWVQPLTWAPRGGISVSSDGLIIPSGDDGYLLALRDKGDAAEIAWERKDLGLRGTPVQTAGGTGYTPAAIGDGLNLITFDTKTGTTIDSDVLPGAQGSTTGTSVGAKGEVVVATRIGEVFTFKPEY; this comes from the coding sequence ATGCGGGTAGTTGCGTCGCTGGCCGCGGTCGGTGCGCTGGCGTTGGCCGGATGCGGCACCGACGTCGACGACATCACGGTCGGGCCGGGTAAAGGCTGGCCCGCCGCGCATCACGACGGACGCAACGGTGGCAGCAGCCCCGTGGTCGGCGCCAAGAAGATCGCGTTGAGCTGGTCGCGCCCGATCGGCGGGCCGATTGCCGAGCCGGTCACCATCGGCCCCGACGGGCAGATGTTCCTGACCACGAACACGCCCACTTGCGTGATCTTCTCCCTGCAGATGGCCACCGGACGTAAACGTTTCTGCACCGAGCTCGGCCAGACCGCGGTCTCCGCGCCTTCGGTGGTCGACGGCATGACCAACGTCTATGTCGGCGACGATCGCGACAACATCGGCGCGGTCATGTCCTTCAACTACCTGGGGCAGCCTCGCTGGCGCACCCCGGTTGCCGGAACGCCGGTCTCGATGCAGTTCACCGGCGACGGAAACCTGTTGACGGTCACCCAATCCGGGCAGGTCGACGTGCTCTCCCGGCAGACCGGCCAGCGCCTGGTGGCCACGACGCAGCTGCTCGGCCAGCCCGACTTCCTGGAAAACCCGAACCTCACCTGGCCGGCCGCCGGGCAAGGCCTGGACGACTGCCGGATCGGCGAACCGCAGTGCCCGGTCGCGAACATCTCCGCCGTCGACACCGCGAGTGGGCGCTTCTTCGTCACGGTATGGCAGCCGGGCAAGCCGAACGCCGCGCTCGTCGCACTTCGGTACGCGGACAACAAGATCCACCAGGACTGGAGCGCCGACCTGCTGTTCGGCGGCAGTGCCACCAGCCCCGCGCTTGCCGCCGACGGCAAGACCGTCTACGTGGGCGACAACAGCAACCGGCTGATCGCCGTCGATGCTGCCGACGGGCGCACGAAATGGGTGCAGCCACTGACCTGGGCGCCGCGCGGCGGCATCTCGGTATCCAGCGACGGCTTGATCATCCCGTCCGGCGACGACGGCTACCTGCTCGCCCTGCGCGACAAGGGTGACGCCGCGGAAATCGCTTGGGAGCGTAAGGACCTCGGCCTCCGCGGCACGCCGGTGCAAACCGCGGGCGGCACCGGCTACACCCCCGCGGCGATCGGCGACGGCCTGAACCTCATCACCTTCGACACCAAAACCGGCACCACCATCGACTCCGACGTGCTCCCCGGCGCGCAGGGCAGCACCACCGGCACCTCCGTCGGCGCGAAGGGCGAAGTCGTGGTCGCCACCCGCATCGGCGAAGTCTTCACCTTCAAGCCCGAGTACTGA
- a CDS encoding enoyl-CoA hydratase-related protein: protein MAEFVTLDLPEGDAARRVAVLRIARPPMNLLNAQLVRELADAAEAIAADQAVAAVMLYGDERVFSAGDDLAELAGLSEDQARAMAGDLQRGLGCLARLPQPTVAAISGYCLGGGLELALGADRRIIGDNVKLGLPQIKAGLIPLAGIRRLSLLIGPGPAKDLVYSGRFVEPDEARSLGLVDEVVPPDDVYTAGLRWARQFTDGPARALAAAKAVFEAGPHGLDRAQTEWSDLFGTEDRRIGTESYVADGPGSAAFVGR from the coding sequence ATGGCCGAATTCGTGACCCTGGATCTGCCCGAGGGTGATGCCGCGCGTCGCGTGGCCGTCCTCCGGATCGCCCGCCCGCCGATGAACCTGCTGAACGCGCAGTTGGTGCGGGAGCTGGCCGATGCGGCCGAGGCGATCGCCGCGGACCAGGCCGTCGCGGCGGTCATGCTCTACGGCGACGAGCGGGTGTTCTCGGCGGGCGACGATCTGGCCGAGCTGGCCGGGCTGAGCGAAGACCAGGCGCGGGCGATGGCGGGCGATCTGCAGCGCGGGCTCGGCTGCCTGGCCCGGCTGCCGCAGCCGACGGTCGCGGCGATCAGTGGCTACTGCCTCGGCGGTGGGCTGGAGCTCGCGCTCGGCGCGGATCGGCGCATCATCGGCGACAACGTCAAGCTCGGGTTGCCGCAGATCAAGGCGGGGCTGATCCCGCTCGCCGGGATCCGGCGCCTTTCCCTGCTGATCGGACCGGGTCCGGCGAAGGACCTCGTCTACAGCGGCCGCTTCGTCGAACCCGATGAAGCGCGCTCGCTCGGCTTGGTCGACGAGGTGGTCCCGCCCGACGACGTGTACACCGCCGGGCTGCGCTGGGCGCGGCAGTTCACCGATGGCCCGGCGCGGGCGCTCGCCGCCGCGAAGGCGGTGTTCGAGGCGGGTCCGCATGGCCTGGATCGGGCGCAGACCGAATGGTCTGATTTGTTCGGTACGGAAGATCGCCGGATCGGGACCGAGTCATATGTGGCGGACGGGCCGGGGTCGGCGGCATTCGTCGGTCGTTGA
- a CDS encoding aminoacyl-tRNA hydrolase: MGPVEFDEAGFRVRHAELARGYGGAGDPDDPAMVQAMQIVLHLPKVDPPPRSALLAAAATASVALCLDERVGPDGEWAQRYLAWKRSRIRKVTRRARGAQWLAANEVDGVTVDIDGAQARAFVPGPVGEVDPRIKRLQIGGTDLDHDEPGPADPDLPVLWLNSRLGMTVGKAAAQVGHASMLLAGASTAEHALRWAERGFRCSVREADARQWQTLADEVARGAAVAVRDAGFTEVAPGSMTVIAVPARSW; this comes from the coding sequence ATGGGGCCGGTCGAATTCGACGAGGCGGGATTCCGCGTCCGGCATGCGGAGTTGGCCCGCGGCTACGGCGGCGCGGGCGACCCCGACGATCCGGCCATGGTCCAGGCCATGCAGATCGTGCTGCACCTGCCCAAGGTGGACCCGCCGCCGCGCAGTGCGCTGCTGGCCGCCGCGGCGACCGCGTCGGTGGCGCTGTGCCTGGACGAGCGGGTCGGTCCGGACGGCGAATGGGCGCAGCGCTACCTGGCGTGGAAACGCTCACGCATCCGCAAGGTGACCCGGCGCGCGCGTGGCGCCCAGTGGCTCGCCGCGAACGAGGTGGACGGCGTCACGGTCGACATCGACGGCGCGCAGGCGCGGGCCTTCGTCCCCGGCCCGGTCGGCGAGGTCGACCCGCGCATCAAGCGCCTGCAGATCGGCGGCACCGACCTCGACCACGACGAGCCCGGCCCCGCCGATCCCGATCTGCCGGTGCTGTGGCTGAATTCGCGACTCGGCATGACCGTGGGCAAGGCCGCCGCGCAGGTCGGTCATGCCAGCATGTTGCTCGCCGGTGCGTCGACCGCCGAACACGCACTGCGCTGGGCCGAGCGCGGGTTCCGGTGCTCGGTACGGGAAGCCGATGCGCGACAATGGCAGACGCTGGCCGATGAGGTCGCCCGTGGCGCGGCGGTGGCCGTGCGCGACGCCGGGTTCACCGAGGTGGCGCCCGGCTCGATGACGGTGATCGCGGTACCCGCTCGATCCTGGTGA
- a CDS encoding transmembrane 9 family protein: protein MTTLLVILALWVLLSVPLALIVARLLHKSDGEDHPDPDHGDDQQLRDYFVLDRRR, encoded by the coding sequence ATGACGACGCTGCTGGTGATTCTCGCTCTCTGGGTGCTTTTGTCGGTTCCCTTGGCCCTCATCGTGGCCCGGCTGCTCCACAAGTCGGACGGGGAGGACCATCCCGATCCGGATCACGGCGACGACCAGCAGCTACGTGACTACTTCGTGCTGGACCGCCGCCGCTGA